One genomic segment of Streptomyces sp. RerS4 includes these proteins:
- a CDS encoding IucA/IucC family protein, whose amino-acid sequence MGPVGPEPAALPDLLDHPDPAVAAEASTVENLLRCWVRESGIGRPDGPVGTLLRIPLRASGVTLLVPVRHWSPAGWHRFAPARLEGAPAHAPAVDAATLAALIAREGAGRGGTDLVGRVCDSVRRTTAFIADRRARPTAPAPVAADPFLSAEQSLLLGHPLQPDPKSREGLSEADARRYSPELHGSFPLHWIAVAPTALATDSAWTERGRPVSAAQLLARLAPGLPLPAGTTPLPLHPWQAHDLLQRPAVAALRDAGLLTDLGPHGAPWYPTSSVRTVHRPGTPAMLKLSLGLRITNSRRENLRKELHRGVEVHRLLRTGLAEQWQALHPGFDIVRDPAWVAVDAPDGTPVPGLDALLRHNPFRSDDHAVCVAALTSPRPWPGRTTMSSLLADTIARLSRTTGRAGTAVAAEWFLRYLDHVVLPVLAFDRLAGIALEAHQQNTLVLLDPAGWPVGGRFRDNQGYYFRDSRRTELEQRLPGIGAVSDTFVPDAVTDERFTYYLGINNVLGLIGAFGSQRLADERVLLAAFRRFLGKAADLGPIPSRLLDSPTLRCKANLLTRLGGLDELVGPVATQSVYVTIANPLHD is encoded by the coding sequence ATCGGCCCGGTCGGCCCCGAACCGGCGGCCCTGCCCGACCTGCTGGACCACCCCGACCCGGCCGTCGCCGCCGAAGCCTCCACGGTGGAGAACCTCCTGCGGTGCTGGGTGCGCGAAAGCGGCATCGGCCGCCCCGACGGGCCCGTCGGAACGCTGCTCCGCATCCCCCTGCGCGCATCCGGCGTCACCCTGCTGGTTCCGGTCCGGCATTGGTCCCCGGCAGGCTGGCACCGCTTCGCCCCCGCCCGACTCGAAGGCGCCCCCGCCCACGCGCCCGCCGTCGACGCCGCCACGCTCGCGGCCCTCATCGCCCGCGAGGGCGCCGGCCGCGGCGGAACCGACCTCGTCGGCCGCGTCTGCGACTCCGTCCGCCGGACCACGGCGTTCATCGCCGACCGGCGCGCACGCCCCACCGCCCCCGCCCCCGTCGCCGCGGACCCCTTCCTCAGCGCGGAACAGTCCCTCCTCCTCGGTCACCCCCTCCAGCCCGACCCGAAGAGCCGCGAAGGACTCTCCGAAGCCGACGCACGTCGCTACTCACCCGAACTCCACGGCTCCTTCCCCCTGCACTGGATCGCGGTCGCACCCACCGCCCTCGCCACCGACTCCGCCTGGACCGAGCGGGGCCGCCCCGTCTCCGCCGCCCAACTCCTCGCCCGGCTCGCCCCCGGGCTCCCGCTGCCCGCCGGCACCACCCCCCTTCCCCTGCACCCCTGGCAGGCACACGACCTCCTCCAACGGCCCGCCGTCGCCGCCCTCCGCGACGCCGGACTCCTCACCGACCTGGGCCCCCACGGCGCACCCTGGTACCCCACCTCCTCCGTCCGCACCGTCCACCGCCCCGGCACGCCGGCCATGCTCAAGCTGTCCCTGGGCCTGCGCATCACCAACAGCCGCCGCGAGAACCTCCGCAAGGAACTCCACCGGGGCGTCGAGGTCCACCGACTGCTCCGCACCGGCCTCGCGGAACAGTGGCAGGCCCTCCACCCCGGCTTCGACATCGTCCGCGACCCCGCCTGGGTCGCCGTCGACGCCCCCGACGGCACCCCCGTACCGGGCCTCGACGCCCTGCTGCGACACAACCCCTTCCGCTCCGACGACCACGCCGTCTGCGTCGCCGCACTGACCTCCCCGCGCCCGTGGCCCGGCCGGACGACGATGAGCTCCCTCCTCGCCGACACCATCGCCCGCCTGTCCCGCACCACGGGACGCGCCGGCACCGCCGTGGCCGCCGAGTGGTTCCTGCGCTACCTCGACCACGTCGTCCTGCCGGTCCTCGCCTTCGACCGTCTCGCCGGTATCGCCCTCGAAGCGCACCAACAGAACACCCTGGTGCTCCTCGACCCGGCGGGCTGGCCCGTCGGCGGCCGCTTCCGCGACAACCAGGGCTACTACTTCCGCGACTCCCGGCGCACCGAGCTGGAGCAACGCCTCCCGGGCATCGGCGCCGTCAGCGACACCTTCGTCCCGGACGCCGTCACCGACGAACGCTTCACCTACTACCTCGGCATCAACAACGTGCTCGGCCTCATCGGAGCCTTCGGATCCCAACGCCTCGCCGACGAGCGCGTCCTGCTCGCCGCCTTCCGCCGGTTCCTCGGCAAAGCCGCGGACCTCGGCCCCATCCCCTCCCGCCTGCTCGACTCACCCACCCTGCGCTGCAAAGCGAACCTGCTCACCCGCCTGGGCGGTCTCGACGAGCTGGTGGGCCCCGTCGCCACCCAGTCCGTCTACGTCACCATCGCCAACCCCCTTCACGATTGA
- the nrdR gene encoding transcriptional regulator NrdR, which translates to MHCPFCRHPDSRVVDSRTTDDGTSIRRRRQCPDCSRRFTTVETASLMVIKRSGVTEPFSRTKVISGVRKACQGRPVTEDALAKLGQRVEEAVRATGSAELTTHDVGLAILGPLQELDLVAYLRFASVYKAFDTLEDFEAAIAELREPRPHPHECEHGGTASVVPVPASAAD; encoded by the coding sequence GTGCACTGCCCCTTCTGCAGGCACCCCGACAGTCGCGTCGTCGACAGCCGGACCACGGACGACGGCACGTCGATCCGCCGGCGCCGTCAGTGCCCCGACTGCTCCCGTCGCTTCACGACGGTGGAGACGGCCTCGCTGATGGTGATCAAGCGCAGCGGGGTGACCGAACCCTTCAGTCGTACCAAGGTCATCTCCGGCGTCCGCAAGGCGTGCCAGGGACGACCGGTCACCGAGGACGCCCTCGCCAAGCTCGGCCAGCGGGTCGAGGAGGCGGTGCGCGCCACCGGGAGCGCCGAGCTGACCACCCACGACGTGGGTCTGGCCATACTCGGCCCGTTGCAGGAGCTCGACCTCGTCGCGTACCTGCGGTTCGCATCCGTTTACAAAGCGTTCGACACCCTTGAAGACTTCGAGGCCGCCATCGCGGAACTGCGCGAGCCGCGGCCTCACCCCCATGAGTGCGAGCACGGAGGGACCGCCTCGGTCGTCCCCGTGCCCGCCTCCGCCGCCGACTGA
- a CDS encoding GNAT family N-acetyltransferase: MPSTDTTIGPAPGATRHEATGPRLTADLLPLLAEADLLDSPAGWGTVTTPAGAFRLQPVRPDRDLALLAGWMNDPEVAAYWELDGPAAVTAAHLRAQLDGDGRSVPCLGVLDGTPMSYWEIYRAAHDPIAPHYPAHPDDTGIHLLIGDGTNRGRGLGGTLLRAVADLVLDNRPRCTRVIAEPDIRNTPSVSAFLTAGFRYAAELDLPEKRAALMIRDRALRNLL, translated from the coding sequence ATGCCCTCCACCGACACGACCATCGGCCCCGCCCCCGGTGCCACCCGCCACGAGGCCACCGGACCCCGCCTCACCGCCGACCTGCTGCCCCTGCTCGCCGAGGCGGACCTCCTCGACTCCCCGGCCGGCTGGGGCACCGTCACCACCCCGGCCGGAGCCTTCCGGCTCCAACCCGTCCGCCCCGACCGCGACCTCGCCCTGCTCGCCGGCTGGATGAACGACCCCGAGGTCGCCGCCTACTGGGAGCTCGACGGACCCGCCGCCGTCACCGCCGCCCACCTGCGGGCCCAGCTGGACGGCGACGGCCGCAGCGTCCCCTGCCTGGGCGTCCTCGACGGCACCCCGATGAGCTACTGGGAGATCTACCGGGCCGCGCACGACCCGATCGCCCCGCACTACCCGGCGCACCCCGACGACACCGGTATCCACCTGCTCATCGGAGACGGCACGAACCGCGGCCGCGGCCTGGGCGGCACGCTCCTGCGCGCCGTCGCCGACCTCGTCCTCGACAACCGGCCGCGCTGTACCCGCGTCATCGCCGAACCGGACATCCGCAACACCCCCTCCGTCTCCGCCTTCCTGACCGCCGGATTCCGCTACGCCGCGGAACTCGACCTCCCCGAGAAGCGCGCCGCCCTGATGATCCGGGACCGGGCGCTGCGCAACCTTCTCTGA
- a CDS encoding diaminobutyrate--2-oxoglutarate transaminase family protein, giving the protein MHAAAESILRRQAQRESAARTYARSLPIVPVRARGLTIEGADGRRYLDCLSGAGTLALGHNHPVVLEAVRKVLDSGAPLHVLDLATPVKDAFTTELFENLPPGLAADARVQFCGPAGTDAVEAALTLVRAATGRTGLLAFTGAYHGMTSGALAASGGATDVRVTRLPYPQDRHCPFGVGGPEGARLAARWTENLLDDPKGGVAAPAGMILEPVQGEGGVIPAPDDWLRRMREITAERGIPLIADEVQTGVGRTGAFWGVDHAGVVPDVMVLSKAIGGSLPLAVIVYRAELDVWAPGAHAGTFRGNQLAMAAGAATLAYVRRNGLAERAATLGARMLSALHGLAAEQPCVGEVRGRGLMIGLELIDPATGAADPGLATAVRRECLNRGLIVELGGRHGSVLRLLPPLTLTDEQAAAVLDRLADAVPAAARRPH; this is encoded by the coding sequence TTGCACGCAGCAGCTGAAAGCATCCTGCGCCGGCAGGCCCAACGCGAGTCCGCCGCCCGGACGTACGCCCGCTCGCTGCCCATCGTCCCCGTACGGGCCCGGGGGTTGACCATCGAGGGCGCCGACGGCCGGCGCTACCTCGACTGCCTCTCCGGCGCGGGCACCCTCGCCCTCGGCCACAACCACCCCGTCGTCCTCGAAGCCGTCCGCAAGGTCCTCGACTCGGGGGCCCCGTTGCACGTGCTGGACCTCGCGACCCCGGTCAAGGACGCCTTCACCACCGAGCTCTTCGAGAACCTGCCGCCCGGCCTCGCCGCCGACGCCCGCGTGCAGTTCTGCGGACCCGCCGGCACCGACGCCGTCGAGGCCGCCCTCACCCTCGTCCGCGCCGCCACCGGACGCACCGGGCTGCTCGCCTTCACCGGCGCCTACCACGGCATGACCAGCGGAGCCCTGGCCGCGTCGGGCGGCGCCACCGACGTACGCGTGACCCGGCTCCCGTACCCGCAGGACCGTCACTGCCCGTTCGGCGTCGGCGGCCCCGAGGGCGCGCGCCTGGCCGCCCGCTGGACGGAGAACCTGCTGGACGACCCCAAGGGCGGGGTCGCCGCGCCCGCCGGCATGATCCTCGAACCCGTCCAGGGCGAGGGCGGGGTCATTCCCGCCCCGGACGACTGGCTGCGCCGGATGCGCGAGATCACCGCCGAGCGGGGCATCCCGCTGATCGCCGACGAGGTCCAGACCGGCGTCGGCCGGACCGGCGCCTTCTGGGGCGTGGACCACGCCGGGGTGGTGCCCGACGTGATGGTCCTGTCCAAGGCGATCGGGGGCAGCCTGCCGCTCGCCGTGATCGTCTACCGTGCCGAACTCGACGTCTGGGCCCCCGGCGCCCACGCCGGCACCTTCCGCGGCAACCAGCTCGCCATGGCCGCCGGCGCCGCCACCCTCGCCTACGTACGCCGCAACGGCCTCGCCGAGCGTGCGGCGACCCTCGGCGCCCGGATGCTGAGCGCCCTCCACGGCCTGGCCGCCGAGCAGCCGTGCGTCGGAGAGGTCCGGGGTCGCGGCCTGATGATCGGCCTCGAACTGATCGACCCCGCCACCGGGGCCGCCGACCCGGGCCTCGCCACCGCCGTCCGCCGGGAATGCCTGAACCGCGGCCTGATCGTCGAGCTCGGTGGCCGTCACGGCAGCGTCCTGCGCCTGCTGCCCCCGCTGACCCTCACCGACGAACAGGCCGCCGCCGTCCTGGACCGCCTCGCCGACGCCGTCCCCGCCGCCGCCCGCCGGCCCCACTGA
- a CDS encoding arylamine N-acetyltransferase yields MWSGDALDLDAYLERIGYAGPVGEGGELRPDLDTLKAVHRAHTDSIVFESLDVLLGRPVELELKAVEDKLVHRRRGGYCYEQNSLLAAALERIGYEVTGRGARNRTRGDALLAVTHAVLVVTVAGEPWLCDAGFGWQGPREPVPLARPGAEARQGAWTFAVREEEDGVLVLRTLRGGVWRDLYAFSPQRYHPVDYVLLNHYSSSHPSSSFVGRTVVQHPGDAVRVALVDRELSRLHPDGRVEREPVAADALLDVLAREFGLRLSERDAAELVRIHRSGD; encoded by the coding sequence ATGTGGAGCGGTGACGCACTGGACCTGGACGCGTACCTGGAGCGAATCGGGTACGCCGGACCGGTGGGGGAGGGCGGGGAACTCCGCCCGGACCTCGACACGTTGAAGGCGGTGCATCGTGCGCACACCGACTCCATCGTCTTCGAGAGCCTGGACGTCCTGCTCGGCCGCCCCGTCGAGCTGGAGCTGAAGGCCGTCGAGGACAAGCTCGTGCACCGCCGCCGCGGCGGCTACTGCTACGAGCAGAACTCGTTGCTGGCCGCCGCCCTGGAGCGGATCGGCTACGAGGTCACCGGGCGCGGCGCCCGCAACCGCACCCGGGGCGACGCCCTGCTCGCGGTGACGCACGCCGTCCTCGTCGTCACCGTCGCGGGTGAACCCTGGCTCTGCGACGCCGGGTTCGGCTGGCAGGGCCCGCGCGAGCCCGTCCCGCTCGCGCGGCCCGGGGCCGAAGCGCGCCAGGGCGCGTGGACGTTCGCCGTGCGCGAGGAGGAGGACGGCGTCCTCGTGCTGCGCACCCTGCGCGGGGGAGTCTGGCGTGACCTCTACGCCTTCTCCCCGCAGCGCTACCACCCCGTCGACTACGTCCTGCTCAACCACTACAGCTCCTCCCACCCCAGCTCGTCCTTCGTCGGCCGGACCGTCGTGCAGCACCCGGGCGACGCGGTCCGGGTGGCGCTCGTGGACCGGGAGCTGTCGCGCCTGCACCCCGACGGGCGCGTCGAGCGGGAGCCCGTGGCCGCGGACGCCCTTCTCGACGTCCTCGCCCGGGAGTTCGGCCTTCGGTTGTCCGAGCGAGATGCGGCGGAACTGGTACGGATCCACCGCTCCGGGGACTGA
- the lexA gene encoding transcriptional repressor LexA, producing MTTTADSATITAQNRSQSRLEPVHAMNDAGQNPEADTVRPARSLPGRPPGIRADSSGLTDRQRRVIEVIRDSVQRRGYPPSMREIGQAVGLSSTSSVAHQLMALERKGFLRRDPHRPRAYEVRGSDQPSSQPTDTTGKPAASYVPLVGRIAAGGPILAEESVEDVFPLPRQLVGDGELFVLKVVGDSMIEAAICDGDWVTVRRQPVAENGDIVAAMLDGEATVKRFKREDGHVWLLPHNAAYQPIPGDDATILGKVVAVLRRV from the coding sequence GTGACCACCACCGCAGACAGTGCCACCATCACTGCCCAGAACCGCTCCCAGAGCCGACTTGAGCCGGTGCATGCCATGAATGACGCAGGTCAGAACCCGGAGGCGGACACCGTACGCCCCGCTCGCTCGCTGCCAGGTCGACCTCCAGGCATCCGCGCCGACAGCTCCGGGCTCACGGACCGGCAGCGGAGGGTCATCGAGGTCATCCGGGACTCCGTGCAGCGGCGGGGCTACCCGCCGTCGATGCGGGAGATCGGCCAGGCCGTCGGCCTCTCCAGCACCTCGTCCGTGGCGCACCAGCTCATGGCGCTGGAGCGCAAGGGCTTCCTGCGCCGCGACCCGCACCGCCCCCGCGCCTACGAGGTCCGCGGCTCCGACCAGCCCAGCTCGCAGCCGACCGACACCACCGGCAAGCCCGCGGCCTCCTACGTGCCCCTGGTCGGTCGGATCGCGGCCGGCGGCCCGATCCTCGCCGAGGAGTCCGTCGAGGACGTCTTCCCGCTCCCCCGCCAGCTGGTCGGTGACGGTGAGCTCTTCGTCCTGAAGGTCGTCGGCGATTCGATGATCGAGGCGGCGATCTGTGACGGCGACTGGGTCACCGTCCGCCGTCAGCCCGTCGCGGAGAACGGCGACATCGTCGCCGCGATGCTGGACGGCGAGGCCACCGTCAAGCGCTTCAAGCGCGAGGACGGCCACGTGTGGCTGCTCCCGCACAATGCCGCCTACCAGCCGATCCCCGGTGACGACGCCACCATCCTCGGCAAGGTCGTCGCGGTACTGCGCCGGGTCTGA
- a CDS encoding ATP-dependent DNA helicase — protein sequence MTKPSLPDLLHAAVSAVGGTERPGQVAMAEAVAEAIDENSHRLIQAGTGTGKSLGYLVPALAHGERVVVATATLALQRQLVERDLPRTVEALHPQLRRRPQFAMLKGRSNYLCLHRLHEGAPQDEEEGLFDQFEAAAPTSKLGQDLLRLRDWADETETGDRDDLTPGVSDRAWSQISVSSRECLGATKCAYGAECFAEAARERAKLADVVVTNHALLAIDAIEGAPVLPQHEVLIVDEAHELVSRVTGVATGELTPGQVNRAVKRAAKLVDEKAADSLQTASESFERVMELALPGRLEEIPEDLGYALTALRDAARTVISAIGATRDKSVHDEDAVRKQALAAVENVHAVAERIVNGSEYDVVWYERHESRGGAAYRPSGATLRVAPLSVSGLLREKLFEDRSVVLTSATLKLGGDFNGVAASLGLSAEGVEGEDVPVWRGLDVGSPFDYPKQGILYVAKHLATPGREGTRGDMMDELAELIEAAGGRTLGLFSSMRGAKAAAEELRGRLDHPILLQGEETLGELIKAFAADPKTCLFGTLSLWQGVDVPGPSCQLVVMDRIPFPRPDDPLMSARQKSVEEHGGNGFMAVAATHAALLMAQGAGRLVRASGDRGVVAVLDPRLATARYGSFLKATLPDFWYTTDRNQVRRSLAAIDASAKADGK from the coding sequence ATGACGAAGCCCTCCCTCCCCGACCTGCTGCATGCCGCCGTCTCCGCCGTCGGCGGCACGGAGCGGCCCGGCCAGGTGGCCATGGCCGAAGCCGTCGCCGAAGCGATCGACGAGAACTCGCACCGGCTCATCCAGGCCGGCACCGGCACCGGCAAGTCCCTCGGCTACCTGGTGCCCGCCCTCGCCCACGGCGAGCGCGTCGTCGTGGCCACGGCGACCCTCGCCCTCCAGCGCCAGCTGGTCGAGCGCGACCTGCCGCGCACGGTCGAGGCGCTGCATCCGCAGCTGCGCCGCCGGCCGCAGTTCGCCATGCTCAAGGGCCGGTCGAACTATCTCTGTCTGCACCGCCTCCACGAGGGCGCCCCGCAGGACGAGGAAGAGGGCCTCTTCGACCAGTTCGAGGCGGCCGCCCCCACCAGCAAGCTCGGCCAGGACCTGCTGCGCCTGCGCGACTGGGCGGACGAGACCGAGACCGGCGACCGCGACGACCTCACCCCCGGCGTCTCCGACAGGGCCTGGAGCCAGATCTCCGTGTCCTCCCGGGAGTGCCTCGGCGCCACGAAGTGCGCCTACGGAGCCGAGTGCTTCGCGGAGGCGGCCCGTGAGCGGGCCAAGCTCGCCGACGTCGTCGTCACCAACCACGCGCTGCTCGCCATCGACGCCATCGAGGGCGCCCCGGTCCTGCCGCAGCACGAGGTGCTGATCGTCGACGAGGCCCACGAACTCGTCTCCCGCGTGACCGGCGTCGCCACAGGCGAGCTCACCCCGGGCCAGGTCAACCGGGCCGTGAAGCGGGCCGCCAAACTGGTCGACGAGAAGGCGGCGGACTCCCTCCAGACGGCCTCCGAGTCCTTCGAGCGGGTCATGGAGCTCGCGCTCCCCGGCCGGCTCGAAGAGATCCCGGAGGACCTCGGGTACGCGCTGACGGCCCTTCGGGACGCCGCGCGCACCGTGATCTCCGCGATCGGGGCCACCCGCGACAAGTCCGTCCACGACGAGGACGCCGTACGCAAGCAGGCGCTCGCGGCGGTGGAGAACGTCCACGCCGTGGCGGAGCGCATTGTGAACGGTTCCGAGTACGACGTCGTCTGGTACGAACGCCACGAGTCCCGCGGCGGAGCCGCATATCGGCCCAGCGGTGCCACCCTGCGGGTCGCCCCGCTCTCGGTGTCCGGGCTGCTGCGCGAGAAGCTGTTCGAGGACCGCTCCGTGGTCCTCACGTCCGCCACCCTCAAGCTGGGCGGCGACTTCAACGGCGTCGCGGCCTCGCTGGGCCTGTCCGCCGAGGGCGTCGAAGGAGAGGACGTGCCCGTCTGGCGCGGTCTCGACGTCGGCTCCCCGTTCGATTATCCGAAGCAGGGCATCCTCTACGTCGCCAAGCACCTCGCCACCCCGGGCCGCGAAGGCACCCGGGGCGACATGATGGACGAGCTGGCGGAGCTGATCGAGGCGGCCGGCGGCCGTACCCTCGGGCTGTTCTCCTCCATGCGCGGCGCCAAGGCCGCGGCGGAGGAACTCCGGGGCCGGCTCGACCACCCGATCCTGCTCCAGGGTGAGGAGACGCTCGGCGAGCTGATCAAGGCCTTCGCCGCCGATCCGAAGACCTGCCTGTTCGGCACGCTGTCCCTGTGGCAGGGCGTGGACGTCCCGGGACCCAGCTGCCAGCTCGTGGTCATGGACCGCATCCCGTTCCCCCGCCCCGACGACCCGCTGATGAGCGCCCGGCAGAAGTCGGTAGAGGAGCACGGCGGCAACGGCTTCATGGCGGTGGCCGCCACCCACGCGGCGCTGCTCATGGCCCAGGGCGCCGGCCGGCTCGTCCGGGCCTCCGGCGACCGGGGCGTCGTGGCCGTCCTGGACCCCCGGCTGGCCACGGCCCGCTACGGGAGCTTCCTGAAGGCCACGCTCCCCGACTTCTGGTACACCACGGACCGCAACCAGGTCCGGCGCTCGCTGGCCGCGATCGACGCCTCCGCGAAGGCGGACGGCAAGTAG
- a CDS encoding vitamin B12-dependent ribonucleotide reductase: MTETASGSARGSRTKGTKAAKGGLRIERIHTTPGVHPYDEVSWELRDVVMTNWRDGSVNFEQRGVEFPDFWSVNAVNIVTSKYFRGAVGTPQRETGLKQLIDRIVKTYTKAGDDNGYFASPADSEIFEHELTYALLHQIFSFNSPVWFNVGTPQPQQVSACFILSVDDSMESILDWYKEEGMIFKGGSGAGLNLSRIRSSKELLSSGGNASGPVSFMRGADASAGTIKSGGATRRAAKMVVLDVDHPDVEDFIATKVKEEEKIRALRDAGFDMDLGGDDITSVQYQNANNSVRVNDEFMTAVENGTEFGLRARMTGEVIETVDAKALFRKLAEAAWACADPGIQYDGVINHWHTCPESGRITASNPCSEYMHLDNTSCNLASLNLMKFLNDDGKGDQSFDVERFSKVVELVITAMDISICFADFPTQKIGENTRAYRQLGIGYANLGALLMATGHAYDSDGGRTLAASITSLMTGTAYKRSAELAAIVGPYDGYARNADAHKRVMKQHADANAVAPRTDDLDNVIWAAATEAWQDVLHLGEKNGFRNAQASVLAPTGTIGLAMSCDTTGVEPDLALVKFKKLVGGGSMQIVNGTVPQALRRMGYQEEQIEAIVAHIAEHGNVVDAPGLKTEHYEVFDCAMGERSISPMGHVRMMAAIQPWISGAISKTVNMPESATVEEIEEIYFEAWKLGVKALAIYRDNCKVGQPLSAKKKEEEKTEITEKAEETIRTAVEKVIEYRPVRKRLPKGRPGITTSFTVGGAEGYMTANSYPDDGLGEVFLKMSKQGSTLAGMMDAFSIAVSVGLQYGVPLETYVAKFTNMRFEPAGMTDDPDVRMAQSIVDYIFRRVALDFLPFETRSALGIHSAEERQRHLDTGSYEPLDEELDTESLAQSAPVAAPVQAAKPVTVVPVPAPKTAHSSAELVEMQMGVSADAPLCFSCGTKMQRAGSCYICEGCGSTSGCS, translated from the coding sequence ATGACAGAGACGGCGAGCGGCTCGGCGCGAGGTTCCCGTACCAAGGGGACCAAGGCTGCCAAGGGCGGCCTGCGTATCGAGCGCATCCACACCACCCCGGGCGTGCACCCGTACGACGAGGTGAGCTGGGAGCTCCGTGACGTCGTCATGACCAACTGGCGCGACGGCTCGGTCAACTTCGAGCAGCGTGGCGTCGAGTTCCCCGACTTCTGGTCGGTGAACGCGGTCAACATCGTCACCAGCAAGTACTTCCGCGGTGCGGTCGGTACGCCGCAGCGCGAGACCGGTCTGAAGCAGCTGATCGACCGGATCGTGAAGACGTACACGAAGGCCGGCGACGACAACGGCTACTTCGCCTCCCCCGCCGACTCGGAGATCTTCGAGCACGAGCTGACGTACGCGCTCCTGCACCAGATCTTCAGCTTCAACTCGCCGGTGTGGTTCAACGTCGGCACGCCCCAGCCGCAGCAGGTCTCCGCCTGCTTCATCCTGTCCGTCGACGACTCCATGGAGTCGATCCTCGACTGGTACAAGGAAGAGGGCATGATCTTCAAGGGCGGCTCCGGCGCCGGCCTGAACCTCTCCCGCATCCGCTCCTCCAAGGAGCTCCTCTCCTCCGGCGGCAACGCCTCCGGCCCGGTCTCCTTCATGCGCGGCGCCGACGCCTCCGCCGGAACGATCAAGTCGGGTGGCGCGACCCGCCGCGCGGCCAAGATGGTCGTCCTGGACGTGGACCACCCGGACGTCGAGGACTTCATCGCCACCAAGGTGAAGGAGGAGGAGAAGATCCGCGCCCTGCGTGACGCGGGCTTCGACATGGACCTGGGCGGCGACGACATCACGTCCGTCCAGTACCAGAACGCCAACAACTCCGTCCGCGTGAACGACGAGTTCATGACGGCCGTCGAGAACGGCACCGAGTTCGGCCTGCGCGCCCGCATGACCGGCGAGGTCATCGAGACGGTCGACGCAAAGGCGCTCTTCCGCAAGCTGGCCGAGGCCGCGTGGGCCTGCGCCGACCCGGGCATCCAGTACGACGGTGTGATCAACCACTGGCACACCTGCCCCGAGTCCGGCCGCATCACCGCGTCCAACCCGTGCAGCGAGTACATGCACCTGGACAACACGTCCTGCAACCTCGCCTCGCTGAACCTGATGAAGTTCCTGAACGACGACGGCAAGGGCGACCAGTCCTTCGACGTCGAGCGCTTCTCCAAGGTCGTCGAGCTCGTCATCACCGCGATGGACATCTCGATCTGCTTCGCGGACTTCCCGACGCAGAAGATCGGCGAGAACACCCGCGCGTACCGCCAGCTGGGTATCGGCTACGCCAACCTCGGCGCCCTGCTGATGGCGACCGGCCACGCGTACGACTCGGACGGCGGCCGTACCCTCGCCGCCTCCATCACCTCGCTGATGACCGGCACCGCCTACAAGCGTTCCGCCGAGCTGGCCGCCATCGTCGGCCCGTACGACGGCTACGCCCGCAACGCCGACGCCCACAAGCGCGTCATGAAGCAGCACGCCGACGCCAACGCCGTCGCCCCGCGCACCGACGACCTCGACAACGTGATCTGGGCCGCGGCCACCGAGGCCTGGCAGGACGTCCTGCACCTCGGCGAGAAGAACGGCTTCCGCAACGCCCAGGCGTCCGTCCTCGCGCCGACCGGCACCATCGGTCTCGCGATGTCCTGCGACACCACGGGCGTCGAGCCGGACCTGGCCCTGGTCAAGTTCAAGAAGCTCGTCGGCGGCGGCTCGATGCAGATCGTCAACGGCACCGTGCCGCAGGCGCTGCGTCGCATGGGCTACCAGGAAGAGCAGATCGAGGCGATCGTCGCCCACATCGCCGAGCACGGCAACGTCGTCGACGCGCCCGGCCTGAAGACCGAGCACTACGAGGTCTTCGACTGCGCCATGGGCGAGCGCTCCATCTCCCCGATGGGCCACGTCCGCATGATGGCCGCGATCCAGCCCTGGATCTCCGGCGCGATCTCGAAGACGGTCAACATGCCGGAGTCGGCGACCGTCGAGGAGATCGAGGAGATCTACTTCGAGGCGTGGAAGCTGGGCGTCAAGGCGCTCGCCATCTACCGCGACAACTGCAAGGTCGGTCAGCCCCTCTCCGCCAAGAAGAAGGAGGAGGAGAAGACCGAGATCACCGAGAAGGCCGAGGAGACGATCCGCACGGCCGTCGAGAAGGTCATCGAGTACCGTCCGGTCCGCAAGCGCCTGCCCAAGGGCCGCCCGGGGATCACCACCTCCTTCACCGTGGGTGGCGCCGAGGGCTACATGACGGCGAACTCCTACCCGGACGACGGCCTGGGCGAGGTCTTCCTGAAGATGTCCAAGCAGGGCTCGACCCTCGCGGGCATGATGGACGCCTTCTCCATCGCCGTCTCGGTCGGTCTGCAGTACGGCGTCCCGCTGGAGACGTACGTCGCGAAGTTCACCAACATGCGCTTCGAGCCGGCCGGTATGACGGACGACCCGGACGTGCGGATGGCGCAGTCGATCGTCGACTACATCTTCCGCCGCGTGGCGCTCGACTTCCTGCCCTTCGAGACCCGCTCCGCCCTCGGCATCCACTCCGCCGAGGAGCGTCAGCGTCACCTCGACACCGGCTCCTACGAGCCGCTGGACGAGGAGCTCGACACCGAGAGCCTCGCCCAGTCGGCGCCGGTCGCGGCGCCCGTGCAGGCGGCCAAGCCGGTGACGGTCGTGCCGGTCCCGGCCCCGAAGACGGCGCACAGCAGCGCCGAACTGGTCGAGATGCAGATGGGTGTCTCCGCCGACGCCCCGCTCTGCTTCTCCTGCGGCACCAAGATGCAGCGCGCCGGTTCCTGCTACATCTGCGAGGGCTGCGGCTCCACCAGCGGTTGCAGCTGA